A region of the Acidobacteriota bacterium genome:
GTTCGACCCGCATCCGGACCCTGCAGAACACCGTCGCCATCCTGCCCAACGCCTACCTCACGCGAAGCCAGGTGGTCAACCTCTCGTACCCCGATCACCGGAGCCGCGTGGACCTGCCCTTCGTGCTCACCTTCGACGCGGACGCCACCCGGGTGGCGGCCCTCTTCCTCGAGATCGCGAAGACCGTCCCCGACCTGATGGACGACCCGGCCCCCGACTGCAGCGTCACCGGGATCTCGGGCAGCGGCATCGCCTTCCTGGGCACGGCCTGGGTGGCGGACTACGCCGACCGCCCCCGTGCGGCGAACCAACTGAGCGCGGGCCTGGTGAAGGGCCTCCGGGAGAGCGGGTACGCTTTCGCGCGCCCCGACGGCCTCCCGGCCACGCCCCCGTTCCCCGCCGGGACGGCGGCCCCCGCCCCCGCCCCGCCCGACGCGGGCCTCCCCCCGAAGCCCCGGCAGCCGGGCCGTCGGTAGCCCCGGGCGGCAAGGACGGGTCCCGCCATGGTCGCCTACCTGTTCATCCGGGTCTTCTTCGCGGCGCTCCGCCTGATCCCCGCCGCCTGGGCCGCCGCCCTGGGACGCGGGCTTGCCGGCGCCTGGGGACGGCTCGACCGCCGGCACCTGGAGATCGCCCTGATCAACCTGGACATCGCCTTCCCCGACCTCCCCGAGGCGGCCAAGCGCCGCATCGCCCTGGACTCCTACCGGAACATCGGGGAGTGTTACGGCCTGATGAGCCAGTTCCCCAAGTTCCTCCGGATGAAGCCGGACCGCCTCCGGCGGTGGATCCGTTACGAGGGACTGGACACCTATTATGAAGCCAAGCGACAGGGGAAACCCGTGCTCGTCCTGACGGGGCACCTGGGGTTGTGGGAGTTCATGGCCTTCGGCCACGCCCTCCTCGACCGGACCCTCAACTTCATCGTCCGGCCGGTGCGGAACCGTCGGATCGACCGGTTCCTCAACGGGTACCGTACCCTGTCGGGCAACACCGCCATCCCCAAGCGGGAAGCCCTCAAAACCGTCCTGCGGGTCTTCGCCGCGAAGGGCGACGTCGGCATCCTGGCGGACCAGGACGCGCACGCCCGGGACGGCGTGTTCGTGGACTTCTTCGGCAAGGCCGCGTGCACCATCAAGGGACCCGCCCTCATGGCCGCCCGCGGGAACGCGGCCGTGTTCCCGGTTTTCATGGTGGAGGACCCGACACGCCGGGCGCGGTACTGCATCCACATCCTCCCGGAGGTGGACCTCCAGCGGAGCGGCGACCTGGAGGCCGACACCCTGGAGAACACCCGTCGGATGATGGCGGCCTTCGAGGGGGCCGTCCGACGGTGGCCCGGCCGGTGGCTCTGGTTCCACCGCCGGTGGAAAACCCGCCCCCTGGGCGACCCGGAAACCGTCTACGCCCGCCGCGCCCCCCGGCAAAGCCCTTGACATCCCTCCCGGGCGCGGGATAGGATTTCTTTCCGCTTGCCCGGTCCGCACCGGGCAGGACCACGAAGGAAACCACGGAGGAAACCACGGATGAACACGGATGGGATGAGTCGGAAATCTCGTCCTTGGTCTTTAAACCATCCGTATCCGTCCGTTCCGATCCATGTCTATCACCCTCCGAATTCATCCGTGTTTGTCCGGGTTCATCCGTGGTTTGAATCGGTTATCCGTGGCGCCCGCTGATTTCGGGCGGGGCGGGGAAGGCAGGCAGGATTGGAACTGTTGACCAGGGGCATCACCAAGAGCTACCGCGGGCGGCAGGTGCTCCGCGGCGTGGACCTCACCATCCGCAAGGGGGAGGTCATCGGGCTGCTGGGCCCCAACGGCGCCGGGAAAACCACCACCTTCTACATCATGATCGGCCTGGTCCCCGCGGACTCGGGGACGGTCCACCTCGGCGAGGAGGCCATCGACGGCCTCCCCATGTACGTCCGCGCCCGGAAGGGGATCGGCTACCTCCCCCAGGAGCCGTCGGTCTTCCGGAAACTCACCGTCGAGGAAAACCTGATGGCCATCGCGGAGAACCTGGACATGAGCCACGCCGCCCGGCGGGAGACCGTCGAGTCCCTCCTCGACGAGTTCGGCATCGCGGGCCTGCGGCGGAGCAAGGCCTACACCCTCTCCGGCGGGGAACGCCGCCGCCTCGAGATCGCCCGGTCCCTCGTCCCCTCCCCCTCCTTCATGCTGCTGGACGAGCCCTTCGCGGGGATCGACCCCCTGGCGGTCATGGACATCCAGAACCTCATCCTTCACCTGAAGACCCGCGGGATCGGGGTGGTCATCACCGACCACAACGTCCGGGAGACGCTGCGCATCACCGACCGCGCCTACATCATCTTCGACGGCACCATCCTCAAGAAGGGGACCCCCGCCGAGCTGGCCGAAGACGAGGACGTCCGCAAAGTCTACCTGGGAGAGAACTTCCAGCTGGCCTGACCCCCCCCGGAAAAAGTCGTCGTCTTTTTGCATGCTTTTTGCTATAATCGATCCTGACACGAACGCCCGGCGGGGCAATTCCTGACGAGAGACGGTACCCAGGCTCGAAGAGATCGAAAGAAAGCAGACCAACAGCATGCCCAATCGTATCCCGTTCCTTCGGCAGAACCTGAGAATCGCCCCCATCCAGAAACTCACGCTGACGCCCGCCCTCCTGCAGAAAATCGAACTCCTCGCCCTTTCCCGCCTCGAACTCAACGATCTCGTGGCCACCGAACTCCTCCAGAACCCCGTCCTCGAGGACGTCACGGAACACCCCGAGACCGTCTCCCTCTCCGAGTTCTCCGCCCCCCCGGCACCGCTTCCCGAGGGCGACGGCCACGCCGACGACAGTTTCGACCAGATCGACTACGACTCCTTCTTCACTGACTACCTGGACCCGGGATACCGCACCAACGAACGGGAGGAGTGCGAGCGCCCCCAGTTCGACACCTTCACCGTCAAGCCCGTTTCCCTCTACGAGCACCTGACGTGGCAGCTCAACCTCGAGGACGTCCCCCCGCCCGTCCACCGGGCCGCGGTGGAGATCATCGGGAACCTGGACGAGGGAGGCTGGCTCACCGCGGACACCGAGGAGATCGCCCGCCTGGCGGGTTGCACGACCGCCGAGGCCGGGGAGGCCCTGGCGATCGTGCAGAACTTCGACCCGCCCGGCATCGGGGCCCGCGACCTGCGGGAGTGCCTCCTGATCCAGCTCCGCCAGGCGGACGAGGAGGGCTCCCTCGCCTGGGCGATCCTCGAGCGGCACGCCGGTCTCCTCGAGGAGGGGGCCATCGACGAGATCGCCCGCCGGGAGGACGTCCCGCGGGGGGAGGTCGAGAGGGCCATCGAGTCGATCCGGCGGCTCAACCCCCACCCCGGCCTGCAGTACCAGGCCGACTCGACCCTCTACATCCAGCCGGACGTCACCATCCAGAAGGTGGGCAACCGGTACGTCATCCTGCTCAACGAGGACGGCATGCCGCGCCTGCGGATCAGCTCCTACTACCGGAAGATCCTGGAGGAGGGCCGGACGCGGGGGAACGACCGGAAGTTCCTCAAGGAGAAGTTCAAGAGCGCCCTGGACCTGATCCGCAACCTCGACCACCGGAAACGGACCGTCTACCGCGTCTGCGAGATCATCGTGGAGCGCCAGAAGGAATTCCTCGACAACGGCTTCGCCTACCTGCGCCCCATGCAGCTCCGGGACGTGGCGGAGGAGCTGAACCTGCACACGTCCACCATCAGCCGGGCCGTCACGAAGAAGTGGGTGAACTGCCCCCAGGGAATCCTCGAGCTGCGCCAGTTCTTCTCCCTGGGCTTCAAGACCGACAGCGGCGAGGACCTCTCGGTGCACAACCTCAAGCGGAAGATCCAGGACCTCATCGAGGGCGAGGACCCCTCGTCCCCGCTCTCCGACGACGAGATCACGCTCCGCCTCAACCGGCAGGGCGTGGAGATCAAGCGGCGAACCGTCGCGAAATACCGCGAGGAGATGAACATCCCCAACTCGCGGGCCCGCCGGCGGAACGGCTCACCGGCCCCCGGGGAACCGGGCGGGCCGCTGCCGCCGCACCCAGGCATGCAGAGGAACGGGGGCGGTTCCCCCGAATCATTTCCTATGGAGGACCAATGAATATCCAAATCACCGGACGCCACATCGAAGTGACCGAGCCGATTCGGGACTTCATCCACAAGCGCGTGGAGAAATTCCCGAAGCTGGTCGGCCCCGTGTGTGACTTCAGCTTCATCCTCACCGTCGAGCGCCACCGGCAGATCGCGGACGTCGTCCTGACCACCAAGCAGCGGACCTTCACGGCTGCCGAGGACTCGAAGGACCTGTACGCCTCCATCAGCTCCGCGGTCGAAAAACTGGAGAAGCAGGTCCGGAAGACCAAGGAGCGGCGGCAGGACAAGTCCCGCTCCACCGACAAGGTGACCCTTCACGAGAAAACCCTGGCCAGCATCACCGACATGGGCGCGGTCAGCGACCTCGCCGCCAACCCCACCGTCGTGAACCTGCAGATGGACACCCGCCCCATGGCCGTCGAGGAGGCCATCCACGAACTCCAGGTCTCGGCGGGGAGCTTCGTCGTCTTCGTCAACTCCGGCACGGAGAAGATCAACGTCCTGTACCGCCGCAAGGACGGCAACTACGGCCTGATATTCCCCTGAGATGCCCTTCAGCGACAACATCATCCGGAGGGTTCCCCAACCGTCCATGACGGTCGAGGAATTCCTCCGGAAAAACCCCAAGAACCTGTCCCGGGGAATCGGGAACGGCCCCCGTTTCATGGACAGGACCCTCGACAAGAAACGCCTGCAGAAACTGGGGATGGCCCTCGCGGGTTTCACCGATTACCTGCAGCCCGGCCGGGTCTACGTCTTCGGCAACACCGAGGCCCGCTTCTTCGAGAGCCAGACCGAGGAGAAACGGAAGGAGATCCTGGGCCGCATCGACCGGGAGAACATGACCTGCATCCTGATGACCCAGGGCCTGGAGATCCCCCGGGAACTCGCCAACTACGCCCTCCAGGAGGGCATCCCGGTCCTGCGCACCCCCCTCGACAGCTCCACCGCCATGTACGTCTTCACCGAGTTCCTCGAGATGTGGCTGTCGCCCCTGCAGTCCATCCACGGCGTGCTGATGGACGTCTTCGGGGTGGGGGTCCTCATCCTCGGCGAGAGCGGGATCGGCAAGAGCGAGTGCGCGCTGGAGCTGATCCTGCGGGGGCACCGCATCGTCTCGGACGACGTCGTCGACATCCGCATCCTCGGCGACAACAAGCTGCAGGGGAGCGCCCCGCCCCAGATCCAGGACGTCCTCGAACTGCGCGGCATCGGGATCGTCAACGTCCGGGAGCTCATCGGGATCTCCGCCATCCGCCGCGTCAAGCACATCAATTTCATGATCGAGCTGCTGCGCTGGGAGCCCGGCGCCCGCTACGAGCGCCTCGGCCTCTCCATCCGCAAGAAGAAGGTGTTCGGCGTCGAACTCCCCTTCATGTCCATCCCCGTGGCCCCGGGGCGGAACATCGCGGCCCTGATCGAGGTCGCCTCCCGGGTGTACCTGATGCGCGAGCACGGGCTTCACCCCATGGGCAACTTCCTCAAGTTTCTCGAGAACAACGGGGACTTGTCCCCGGTCGAAGGAGAAGAGCTATGATCCCTTGCCTTGTCATCACCCACGGGCAGCTGGCGAGCGAACTGGTCGCTTCCGCGGAGATGATCGTGGGAGAAATCGGCCACATCCACCCTTTGTGCATCGGCTGGCAGGACGAAGTCAACGAGTCGCGGGAAGAGGTCGAGAAGTACCTCAAGTCCTTCGACATGTCCAACGGCGCCATCATCCTCACCGACATGTTCGGCGGGACGCCCTCGAACCTGGCCATGTCGTTCCTCCAGGAGGCGAAGGTCGAGGTCATCACCGGCGTGAACCTGCCGATGATCATCAAGGCCGCCGTCCAGGGCGAGGGCGAGACCCTCCCCTCCCTGGCGGAGAAGATCTGCGAGAAAGGGAAGTCCAACATCAGCGTGGCGACCCGGATTCTCAACGAAGCCGGATCATGACGCAGCGGGAACTCGTCATCGAAAACGCCCGCGGGCTCCACGCCCGGGCGGCGGCACGCCTGGTGGCCGTCACCAGCCGCTTCCAGTCGCGCATCACCCTCCGGAGAGCCGGTCACCTGGAACGTATCGACGGCAAGAGCATCCTCGGCATCCTCATGATGGCCGCCTCCCTCGGCACCCGGATCGAGGTTTCGGCCGAGGGGGTGGACGAGCGGGAAGCCGTCGACGCCGTGACGGCCCTCTTCAACGCCCACTTCACGGAACCGGTGGAACCATGAGAACCATCCGAGGAGACGGAGTATCGCCGGGCATTTCCATGGGGCACGTCCTGAAGCTGGACGAGGGGCTTCCCGCCGTCTACCGGATCCGCCTCTCGGGCCCCGCCCTGGAGCGGGAGATGGCCCGCTTCGAGGAGGCCCTGCGGGAGACGACGGAGCAACTGCAGCGCATCCGCGACCTGATGGAGGAGCGCCTCGGGAAGGAGCATTCCCTGATGGTGGAGGCGCACATCATGATCCTCCACGACGCCCATTTCTCGGGCGCCATCCGGGAACTGATCCGGAAGGACCGGATCAACGCCGACTGGGCGGTCAAGGTGATCACCGAGCAGATTCAGAGCGTCTACGCCGACCTCGAGGACCCCTACTTCCAGGAAAAGGTCCTCGAGATCCGGGACATCTCGCTGCGCCTTCTCCACAACATCTCGGGCCGGGCCGTGGGGTTCGACCCCGGGGAATACGAGAACATCGTCCTGGTGAGCCAGGAGATCAACCTCTCCATGCTCAACGAGAAACTCTTCTCCCACCTGAAAGGCATCGCCGTGGACAAGGGCGGCTGGACCTCCCACACCAGCATCATCGCCCGCTCCATGGGGATCCCGTCGGTTATCCACCTCCGCCACCTCACCGAACTGGTCAGCACGGGGCAGTTCGTCATCATCGACGGGCTCGAGGGCCTGCTGATCATCGACCCCGACGCGGAGACCATCCAGCAGTACCGGGACATCCTGCTCCAGGAGCCCCATGTCACCGGGCCGCTGTTCCCCCCCTGCGAGTCGCTCCGGCGGCCGGGGCTCTCGGGGGTCCGGGTCTACCTCAACGCCGAGTACCCCTGCACCCTGGAGAACTGCCCCGAGAGCGGTGTCATGGGCATCGGCCTTTTCCGGTCGGAGTTCCTCTGCATCGGGCGGCACGTCCGCGAGATCACCGTCGAGGAGCACGCCGCCATTTACGCCGACCTGGCCCGGCGGGTCCACCCCCACCCCGTCAACATCCGGACCTTCGATCTCGAGGAGGGGCGGGCCGGCCTCGAGAGCGAGCGGCGGCGGGACACCCACCCGGCCATGGGCATCCGGGGGATCCGGCTGTCGCTGCGCCACCCCGGGATCTTCGACACCCAGCTGAAGGGCATCCTCCTGGCTTCCCGGGAGGGAAACGTCCGGATCACCTTCCCCTTCGTCACGTCCGTCGAGGAGATGGTCGAGGGCCGGCAGGCCTTGCGCGAGGCCGCCAAAGGCCTCGGAATGCCCGAGGACCGGCTTCCCCCGGTCGGCGCCATGCTGGAAATCCCCAGCAACTTTTTCATCCTCGACGACCTGGCGGACCACGCCGACTTCTTCACCCTCGGGACGAACGACCTCGTCCAGTTCACCCTGGCCCTCGACCGGTCCAACTCCGATTCGGCCCCCGCCTTCAGCCCCGCCCACCCGGCGGTCCGGCGCGGGCTCGAGCTCATCCTGGACGGGGCGTCCAAGCGGGGCAAGGAAGTGATCTGCTGCGGCGAGATGGCCGCCCACCCCTTCTACCTCCTTCTCCTCCTGGCCGTCGGGTTCCGGAGCCTGAGCGTGAACCACCCCTTCCTCCCCATGGTCCGTTTCTACGAGGAAAACCTCGAGGAGGGGCAACTGAAGAACTTCCTCGACGCCATCCGCTCGCAGAAGACCCTCCGGGAGATCGAAAAGCTTTTCCTGACCCGCCTCGGGTCTTTCTTCAACGAACGCCTCACCCGGATGGTCGTCCAGGCGTTCCGGACCGGCCTCTGACCCCGGGCAGGCCGGATCCGACCATCGGGAGAACCCATGCGACACGGACTTTCGGAAGCCTTCGGTCCCTCCCTGCGACGCACGCTTCGGCGGGCGCCCCTCCCCGTCCTCCTCTGGCTGGCCGTCTGGCTGTCCGTCGGGGGCAGCACCCCGGCGGCCGAACCGGCGCCGGCAGCCCCTCCCCGGGCGCAGACCGCCGGGACCGGGGGTGAGCCGTCCGGGGAGACGCCCCCCGAAGGGGAGCGCGGAAAGAAGGAAAAAGACAAGGAAGCCGAAAAAGCACCCGTCCCAAAACCCGTCGACAAGCCCGGCATCGACGTCGGGTTCCAGGTCCGGCTCCGTTACGAGGGGTACGACAACCTCGACATGTGGTCGGACCTCGGCGACCCCCGGTCGCAGGTCCGGCTGAGGGTGAGGGCCTGGGCGTCCGCCCCGCTGCCCGGGAAACTCCGCTTCACCTTCGGGATGGTGGACGAGTGCCGCAAGGTCTTCTCCACTTACCCCCGCACCGGCGCCGACGAGGCGGTCGTGGAGACCTGCACGCTGGAGCGGAAGGACCTTTTCCCGGGGTTCTCCGTGAAGATCGGGCGCCAGGACATCCAGCGCGGGGAAGGCCTGATCTTCATGGACGGCACGCCCCTCGACGGGTCCCGCAGTTTCTTCTACAACGCCGCCATCGGCACGTTCTCGTGGGGGAAGTCCACCCTCGACCTGATGGCCGTCCGCAACCCGGCGGACGAGCACTACTTCTTCACCGTCAACAACAAACACCGCCCCTACGTCGACACCAACCAGGACGCCCTGGCCCTCTATTTCACCACCAAGGCCCTCCCCCGGGCCCAGGTCGAGGCGTACTACGTCTTCAAGCGGGCCTACCACAGCATCTTCCGGCCCACGAACCTGCACTACTTCCCCGACCGCTCGATCCACAACCTGGGCGCTCGCCTGGTCGCCAACCTGGGGAAGGGCTTCGGCCTGACCACGGAGTGGGCCGGCCAACTGGGCGGGCAGGCCCCCGACACCCCCATCCGCGCCTGGGGAGGTTACCTCTACGGGACGAAAACCTTCGCGTGCACCGGCAAACCCTTCCTGAAAGCCGGCTGGTGGGGCCTCTCGGGGGACGACCCCGCGACCCCGGGATACGAGGGGTGGGACCCCCCGTTCTCCCGGTGGCCGAAGTGGGGGGAATACCTCGGCTATGCCATGGTCGCGGAACGGGGCGTCGCCTATTACACCAACCTCCACATGTTCCAGGCGGAGGCCGGCTTCACCCCCTGGAAGCCGCTGACCGTCAAGGCCACCTTGTACCGCCTCTTCTCCTTCCACCCCTTCCCCGGAAACCCGGTCCTCGTCGCCGGGGGACGGGTGCGGGGCACCTACGTCGTCGTCAAGGGCGAATTTTCCATCGGGAAGAACTGGAAGGGCCACGTGCTGCACGAGATCTTCCTGCCGGGCAGCTTCTACCGGCACGGCGACAACGGGTACTTCTTCCGGGCGGAGATCCTCTACACCTTCGGCACGAAAGTCCGCCTCTGAGCTTTCGCGTCCAACCCCGCACCCAGGGCCGGTCCGACCCCGGCCCCCGGGGGGCGCGGTGCACCTTCCGGTTCCCCGGCAACCCGGCTGCTGCTGAGAAACTCTGCAATATCAAGGGTATGATCATTCCAGATTTTTCTTGATTTCCTGCAAATTCCGGTGATAATCGGAACGATTTCCTTTTCACGAAGGGATCCGAGCCATGCTGACGTCCCGGCTTTTCCTGAAGATCTTCGCCACCATCGTGATCCTGGTGGTCATCCACGCCGCCCTGCTGAATTACCTTTCCATCCCCCTCATCAACCGGTCCATCTCCGACAACGAGGAGAACGCCGCGCGGACCATCCTCCAGAACGTTCACGACCTGGCCAGCCGCAGCCACAGCGACATCGAGGCCTTCCAGGAGTACGCCCTGGACGCCCACCGGCGGGAGCTCCGGAGCGTCATCCTCTCGGTGGAGTCTCACCTCCGGAGCATCTACAACCAGTACCGGGCCGGCAAGTGCTCCGAGGCCGAGGCCCGCAAGCGCTGCCTGGAGGACATCACCGCCTTCCGTTACGCAGGCAACAACTACATCTTCATCGTCGACTACCAGTCCCGGACCCTGGCTCACCCCCTGCCGGGCGAAGTGGGGAGGGACATGTCCACGGTGAAGGACGCCCGGGGTCTCCTCTTCATCCCCGCCACCGTGCGGGCCGCCCTGTCGAACCCGGAAGGGGGGTTCAGCCGGTACTGGTGGTGCAAGCTGGAAAACGGCACCCCGCTGGAGAAACTCACCTTCGCGAAAACCTTCGCGCCCTGGGGTTGGGTCATCGGGACCGGCGTCTACATCGACGACGTGGAAAAGGAGGTGGCCCGGCGCAAGGAGCGGGCGGTGAACGAGCTCCGGGAGAAGATCCGGGGCATCCGGATCGCGAACACCGGCTACCTCTTCATCTTCGACTCGAAGAAACGGATGATTATCCACCCCAACCACGAGCTGGAGGGGACCGACATCTCCGGCTTCTCCGACCACGTCAGCGGCCGACCGCTGGCGGAAGGGTTGATGGAAGCCGCCTGGTGGCCGGACTACAGCTTCGTGTACAAGTGGGACAAGCCGACCGACAAGGGGAACTACGTCCACGAAAAGGTTGCCTGGGTCAAGTATTTCAAGGGCTTCGACTGGTACATCGCCTCGTCGGTCTACCTGGACGAACTGGGACGGAGCGCGGGGATCCTCCGGGGGGACATTCTCCGGCTGGGGCTGCTCGTGCTGCTGCTCTCCATCGGCATCGGCTACTTCTTCGTCCGGCGACTGGTGCGGCCGATCGAGACCCTCTCCCGCCTCGCCCGTAAGGTCCAGACCGGCGACCTCACGGTCCGCTGCGGCATCTCCCGCAACGACGAGATCGGCGACCTGGCCCGCTCCTTCGACGCCATGATCGACCAGCTCCGGAAGGACATCGAGACGCTGGACGGGAAGGTCCGGGAGCGCACCCTCGACCTCGAGAAGGCCTGCACCGAGTTACGCCAGCTGGACGAGATGAAGTCCTCCTTCCTGTCCACCGTCTCCCACGAGCTTCGGACACCGATGACCTCGGTGCTGGGTTTCGCCTGCATCATCCGGAAAATGCTGGACGATATCGTCTTCCCCCAGCTCGACCGGGACGACCCCCGGAACGCCCGGACGATCCAGCGCATCACGGAGAACCTGGGCATCGTCGTCTCGGAAGGCCAGCGGCTCACGGACCTGGTCAACGACTTCCTCGACCTCTCCAAGATGGAGGCGGGGAAGATCGACTGGAAGTCGGAGCCCCTCGACCTCGGCGAGGTGGTCCGGCGCGCCGCGTCGGCTTCGAACGCCCTGTTCTCCGCCAAGGCGCTCCCCCTGGTCCTCGAGATCGAGGAGGGCCTGCCGCGGGTCACGGGGGACCCGGACCGACTGATCCAGGTGCTGATCAACCTGTTCTCGAACGCGGTGAAATTCACCGAGCGGGGGGCCGTGACCTGCCGGGTGAGCCGGAACGGGACCGCACTGATCACGAGTGTCGTCGACACGGGGGCGGGGATCGACCCGAAAGATCACCACCTGGTCTTCGAGAAGTTCAAGCAGGTGGGCGACACCCTCACCGGCAAACCGCGCGGCACCGGCCTCGGGCTTCCCATCTGCCGGCAGATCGTCGAGCACCACGGCGGGAGCATCTGGGTGGAGAGCGAGCCCGGCCGGGGAAGCACCTTCGCCTTCAGCCTCCCCATCCCGGCCGAGTCGACCGGCTGAACTCCCGCCGGCCTATCGCCAGTCCCCGACCAACTGGAACGCAGCCCAGAAAAACGGGTGGGACGCATCGACCGGCTCGGGGTCCCCTTTTCCCCCCTCGACCCGGGCCGTGCCGCGAAGCAACTCCATCTGCGCCGTCCGAAGGGCCTGGTCCCGGCTGACGCCCGTGGCGAGGCACTGGTAGAACCGGCGCATCAGGACGGCCGTGGTCTCGTCGGCCACGCTCCACAGGGAGGCCAGGACACTCCGGGCCCCTGCGTACTGGAAGGCCCGGGTCAACCCGACCAGCCCTTCCCCCCCGGCCTCCGAACCCAAGGCGGTATTGCAGGCGGAAAGCGCCACCAGTTCGGCCTCGAGACGCATCCGTTCCATGACCTCCCACGCCTGGAGAAACCCGTTGTCACCCCCGCCGGGTGTCGCCGGTACGGTGAGGGCCAGGGCCGACTCGAGGGGGTTCTGTTCGTCCAGGATCCCGTGGCAGGCGAAGTGGAGAATGCGCACGTCCCGTCCCGCAGCCTTCGCCCTTTCCTCCGTGGCCTGCTCCCCCAGGAAAACATGGGCGTCTTCTGGATAAACGGCCCGGATGGACTCGGCCTCCGCCCGCGTGAACGGCAGGGAAACCAGGGGCCCCTGTCCCGCGGGCAAAGCATGCAGCGGCGGGTCCCCGTTCGGCTCCCCGGCCTCCCCGCCGGACCCTCCGCGGGGTGGGTAGACCGGGTCTCCAAACACCAGGACGGGGCCGGCGTCGGCGGTTCCCCGCTTATCCCGGCAGCGTTTCAACTCGTCGAAGACCGTGACGGACATGGCCGTGTGCAGGGGGCGCCACGCCACCAGGCAGTCCCCCTCCGGGTCGCCGTCCGGAGCCTTCCGAACGAGGGCGGCAAAGGGGAGGGCGTGGAGGGGCCCGTCGGGGACGACAAGGATTCTCTGGCAAGTCTCGATCCGGGACTCCGCCGGCCGGACCAACAGGTCGTAGAGCCGGCACCCCGCGGCGGTGACGGCGTTCCGCGTGGCCGGCGAGGTGGCCCCGGCCGTAATCAGGCGGCGGAAGGCGGTGACCTCCCGGGTCAGCCGCTCCCGTCCCGCCGCCAGGGGGAACACGGACAGGCCCTCTTCCCGGGAGAGCGCGAACAGCGTGATTGCGTCCGTCCCGACGCTGTAGGAGAGCAGCAGGGTGCCGGGGTCGAGGGCGGCACGCGCTCCCTCCGTGTCCAGGGGCTGGGGCCGACGCAGGGAGGCCAGCCGGGGGGAAGCCTCCCGGATTCGGACCATCAACTGTTCGCGCAAGGCTTGCAGTTCACGGAGCCTCGAATGAAGGGCGTCGATCTCCCGGGAATCCGCCTTCATGTCGTGCTTTGCCAGGGCCCTCCGGGCCGCGTCCGTTTCGAGGGCCAGCCTTTTCCACTCGGCATCGAGGGCCTCCGGGACCTCCCCCGGAAACACGAGTTCCCGCATGGACAGCATTTCCAGGAACGTCCGCGCCCGGTAGCGCTCCAGGGTATGGAAGGCTTCCCCGGGTTCACCCGCTTCGAGAAGGAGTTCGAGGTACTCCCGGTAAAGGGCCGCGTACCTCGACCGGAAATCCACCCGGTCTTCATCGGAGCCCCCCAGCGTGCTCATTTGTTGCTCCAGGGCGGAGATCGCGTCCCGGTAACAGCTCAGCGCCTCGGTCCGTCTTCCCTGACGACGGCAGATCCGCCCCATTACCCCAAGGGCATGGGACTCCTTCAGGGTCCCCGGCATCAGCCGCGTGGCGATCGCAAGGGCCTCCCGGCCGACCGCCTCCGCCCCCGCGAGGTCGCCCCGCTGCAGGCGGATGTCCTCGATCCCGAAAAGCGCCAGCAGTTTGAACCGCGCCGAGAGGCCGACCCGATTCGCGAAAGCCAGGGCCTCGTCGAACCGCCGGAGGGCGGCGTCCAGGTCGCCCGCCCGTTGGTCGATCCTCCCCAGATATTCGAGGATGAAGAAGATGTCCGGCAGGTCGGGTGAGACCGCCCGCATGAGGTCCAGGACC
Encoded here:
- a CDS encoding lysophospholipid acyltransferase family protein, translated to MVAYLFIRVFFAALRLIPAAWAAALGRGLAGAWGRLDRRHLEIALINLDIAFPDLPEAAKRRIALDSYRNIGECYGLMSQFPKFLRMKPDRLRRWIRYEGLDTYYEAKRQGKPVLVLTGHLGLWEFMAFGHALLDRTLNFIVRPVRNRRIDRFLNGYRTLSGNTAIPKREALKTVLRVFAAKGDVGILADQDAHARDGVFVDFFGKAACTIKGPALMAARGNAAVFPVFMVEDPTRRARYCIHILPEVDLQRSGDLEADTLENTRRMMAAFEGAVRRWPGRWLWFHRRWKTRPLGDPETVYARRAPRQSP
- the raiA gene encoding ribosome-associated translation inhibitor RaiA; this translates as MNIQITGRHIEVTEPIRDFIHKRVEKFPKLVGPVCDFSFILTVERHRQIADVVLTTKQRTFTAAEDSKDLYASISSAVEKLEKQVRKTKERRQDKSRSTDKVTLHEKTLASITDMGAVSDLAANPTVVNLQMDTRPMAVEEAIHELQVSAGSFVVFVNSGTEKINVLYRRKDGNYGLIFP
- a CDS encoding HPr family phosphocarrier protein, whose protein sequence is MTQRELVIENARGLHARAAARLVAVTSRFQSRITLRRAGHLERIDGKSILGILMMAASLGTRIEVSAEGVDEREAVDAVTALFNAHFTEPVEP
- the lptB gene encoding LPS export ABC transporter ATP-binding protein, giving the protein MELLTRGITKSYRGRQVLRGVDLTIRKGEVIGLLGPNGAGKTTTFYIMIGLVPADSGTVHLGEEAIDGLPMYVRARKGIGYLPQEPSVFRKLTVEENLMAIAENLDMSHAARRETVESLLDEFGIAGLRRSKAYTLSGGERRRLEIARSLVPSPSFMLLDEPFAGIDPLAVMDIQNLILHLKTRGIGVVITDHNVRETLRITDRAYIIFDGTILKKGTPAELAEDEDVRKVYLGENFQLA
- a CDS encoding PTS sugar transporter subunit IIA produces the protein MIPCLVITHGQLASELVASAEMIVGEIGHIHPLCIGWQDEVNESREEVEKYLKSFDMSNGAIILTDMFGGTPSNLAMSFLQEAKVEVITGVNLPMIIKAAVQGEGETLPSLAEKICEKGKSNISVATRILNEAGS
- the hprK gene encoding HPr(Ser) kinase/phosphatase → MPFSDNIIRRVPQPSMTVEEFLRKNPKNLSRGIGNGPRFMDRTLDKKRLQKLGMALAGFTDYLQPGRVYVFGNTEARFFESQTEEKRKEILGRIDRENMTCILMTQGLEIPRELANYALQEGIPVLRTPLDSSTAMYVFTEFLEMWLSPLQSIHGVLMDVFGVGVLILGESGIGKSECALELILRGHRIVSDDVVDIRILGDNKLQGSAPPQIQDVLELRGIGIVNVRELIGISAIRRVKHINFMIELLRWEPGARYERLGLSIRKKKVFGVELPFMSIPVAPGRNIAALIEVASRVYLMREHGLHPMGNFLKFLENNGDLSPVEGEEL
- the rpoN gene encoding RNA polymerase factor sigma-54 yields the protein MPNRIPFLRQNLRIAPIQKLTLTPALLQKIELLALSRLELNDLVATELLQNPVLEDVTEHPETVSLSEFSAPPAPLPEGDGHADDSFDQIDYDSFFTDYLDPGYRTNEREECERPQFDTFTVKPVSLYEHLTWQLNLEDVPPPVHRAAVEIIGNLDEGGWLTADTEEIARLAGCTTAEAGEALAIVQNFDPPGIGARDLRECLLIQLRQADEEGSLAWAILERHAGLLEEGAIDEIARREDVPRGEVERAIESIRRLNPHPGLQYQADSTLYIQPDVTIQKVGNRYVILLNEDGMPRLRISSYYRKILEEGRTRGNDRKFLKEKFKSALDLIRNLDHRKRTVYRVCEIIVERQKEFLDNGFAYLRPMQLRDVAEELNLHTSTISRAVTKKWVNCPQGILELRQFFSLGFKTDSGEDLSVHNLKRKIQDLIEGEDPSSPLSDDEITLRLNRQGVEIKRRTVAKYREEMNIPNSRARRRNGSPAPGEPGGPLPPHPGMQRNGGGSPESFPMEDQ